In the Salinirubrum litoreum genome, one interval contains:
- a CDS encoding RlmE family RNA methyltransferase — translation MSGKDEYYNRAKQEGYRSRSAYKLQQLDDDAGLIAEGDTVVDLGAAPGGWLQVAAERVGDHGTVVGVDLQRIRDVDHENVETFRGDMTEERTRTKLRQRVGEQGADLVISDMAPNMTGEYGLDHARSIHLARQAFETALELLGPGGDLAVKVFDGQDLADFRADMETEFEYVRAIHPDASRDESSELYLVGKGLLTAPVRVGDELEVDIVDTGSEGDGIAHVEGFTLFVSGVAEGDTVTVRVEDVKPRFGFASPV, via the coding sequence ATGAGCGGCAAAGACGAGTACTACAACCGCGCGAAACAGGAGGGCTACCGCAGTCGGTCGGCGTACAAACTCCAGCAACTCGACGACGACGCCGGCCTCATCGCCGAGGGCGACACGGTCGTCGACCTCGGGGCCGCACCCGGCGGCTGGCTCCAAGTCGCCGCAGAGCGCGTCGGCGACCACGGCACGGTCGTCGGCGTTGACCTCCAGCGCATCCGCGACGTAGACCACGAGAACGTCGAGACGTTCCGGGGCGACATGACCGAGGAGCGCACCCGGACCAAACTCCGCCAGCGCGTCGGCGAGCAGGGAGCAGACCTCGTCATCTCCGACATGGCACCGAACATGACCGGCGAGTACGGCCTCGACCACGCCCGGTCGATCCACCTCGCGCGACAGGCCTTCGAGACCGCACTCGAACTGCTCGGGCCGGGCGGCGACCTCGCGGTGAAGGTGTTCGACGGGCAGGACCTCGCGGACTTCCGTGCCGATATGGAGACCGAGTTCGAGTACGTCCGGGCGATCCACCCCGACGCCTCCCGCGACGAGTCCTCCGAACTCTACCTCGTCGGGAAGGGCCTGCTGACCGCGCCGGTGCGGGTCGGCGACGAACTGGAGGTCGACATCGTCGACACCGGCAGCGAGGGCGACGGCATCGCTCACGTCGAGGGCTTCACGCTGTTCGTCTCCGGCGTCGCGGAGGGCGACACGGTGACGGTTCGCGTCGAGGACGTGAAACCGCGGTTCGGCTTCGCCTCGCCGGTCTGA
- a CDS encoding helix-turn-helix domain-containing protein: MVDDSPKDDPPPFEQPFGDEDTKQRVYGAVLHAREPMSAAEIAEQADCSVQSARTHLSFYADLGIVVRHEGRPVRYERNDDYFEWRRVNELARENTIDELQARVSELTDRIETYRDEYDAESPAEVDVLGFDAHRIDDVYVDLGDWATAVEERRFHERARRKAAGSTAPSHS, translated from the coding sequence ATGGTAGACGACAGTCCGAAGGACGACCCCCCGCCGTTCGAGCAACCTTTCGGGGACGAAGACACTAAACAGCGCGTCTACGGCGCGGTGCTCCACGCCAGAGAGCCGATGTCCGCCGCCGAGATCGCAGAGCAGGCGGACTGCTCGGTGCAGTCTGCCCGGACACATCTCTCGTTTTACGCCGACCTCGGCATCGTCGTCCGCCACGAGGGGCGACCGGTCCGGTACGAACGCAACGACGACTACTTCGAGTGGCGACGAGTGAACGAACTGGCGCGAGAGAACACCATCGACGAACTACAAGCCCGCGTCTCGGAACTCACGGACAGGATCGAGACGTACCGCGACGAGTACGACGCCGAGTCGCCTGCCGAAGTCGACGTGCTCGGGTTCGATGCGCACCGAATCGACGACGTGTACGTCGATCTCGGCGACTGGGCGACCGCCGTCGAGGAACGTCGGTTCCACGAACGCGCTCGGCGGAAGGCCGCCGGTTCGACCGCTCCGTCACACAGCTAA